Proteins from a single region of Dasypus novemcinctus isolate mDasNov1 chromosome 16, mDasNov1.1.hap2, whole genome shotgun sequence:
- the LOC101424182 gene encoding olfactory receptor 14C36-like has protein sequence MPNSTTVTEFLLTRFSDVWEYRVLHAMLFLQMYFATLLGNFLIVTVTTFDKKLHTPMFFFLRNLSVLDMCYISVTIPKACVIFLLDNRVISLIGCASQIFFVFMFACAELLFLSIMAHDRYVAICQPLHYPMIMNPRVCIQMTLTSVLSSMGYAAFHTANTFRLSFCRSNVVYQFFCDIPSLLKLSCSDTLSNEILIFISAVVIAGGCFAFITMSYIHIFSTVLKLPNRRERGKAFSTCVPHIIVVTIFVTSVAAIYLKPTSHSPMIQDMITSVFYSIVPPFLNPIIYSLRNKQIKEAVKRIMSKKLYSGNR, from the coding sequence ATGCCCAATTCTACTACAGTGACTGAATTCCTGCTTACAAGATTTTCTGATGTGTGGGAGTACAGAGTTTTGCACGCCATGCTATTTCTACAGATGTACTTTGCCACATTATTGGGCAACTTTCTCATTGTGACAGTAACCACATTTGACAAGAAACTTCATACCCCCATGTTCTTTTTCCTTAGGAATCTGTCTGTTTTGGATATGTGCTACATTTCTGTTACCATTCCCAAGgcatgtgtcatcttcctgcttgATAACAGGGTGATCTCTCTGATTGGATGTGCATCTCAGATCTTCTTTGTGTTTATGTTTGCTTGTGCAGAGCTACTGTTCCTCAGCATCATGGCccatgaccgctatgtggccatctgccagcccctccactACCCTATGATCATGAACCCTCGAGTCTGTATCCAGATGACTCTGACCTCTGTGCTCAGCAGTATGGGATATGCAGCATTCCACACTGCAAACACATTCAGGCTCTCCTTTTGCCGCTCTAATGTGGTCTATCAGTTTTTCTGTGACATTCCTTCTCTATTGAAGCTCTCCTGCTCTGACACTTTaagcaatgaaattttaatttttatctctgcAGTGGTGATTGCTGGTGGCTGCTTTGCCTTTATCACTATGtcttatattcacatattttctactgtgctcAAGTTGCCAAACAGGAGAGAGCGAGGGAAAGCCTTTTCCACTTGTGTTCCTCACATCATTGTGGTGACCATCTTTGTCACCTCCGTCGCTGCTATATATTTGAAGCCAACTTCTCACTCACCCATGATTCAGGATATGATCACCTCTGTGTTCTACTCTATAGTCCCTCCATTCTTGAATCCTataatctatagtcttagaaacaagcagataaaAGAGGCTGTAAAGAGAATAATGAGCAAAAAGCTATATTCAGGTAATCGGTAG